Within Telopea speciosissima isolate NSW1024214 ecotype Mountain lineage chromosome 8, Tspe_v1, whole genome shotgun sequence, the genomic segment TAAGTATGATTTTTTACAGATTGcctttttttgacattttaaacaaAATCTATGAATTAATTTCACTAAAAAATCACTCagaatggtacttgtggttattgacccaagtttactaatgTACGCACTGGTACAAATACTAAagtggtattataaatacttaattCACATAATTTTAAAATACATGTATGAACCATGAGTAATACATATTATCCAAATAATATATACACAACACATGCTAAATCATGACCAGTACTGATGTCCTTAttaaggggtgtcaaccggtcgggttTGGTTGGTTTTGATCAGACCTAACTATACTTAATCAACTTCAAACCCTGAATTGTGATCGTCCGTTTAGATAATCAGGTCAGGTCGGAACAAACCCCGTCGATCTTAGGCTATAATTGGGTACGATTATCTAGGCCTTAACCGGTTTATGGGCCTGGTTAACTATTACAAATTAATGGCCCGATGTGGTTTCTTAGTTTAGAATCTAAATTGGCTTCATTTTTAATGGAGTGGCTGCTCTAGATGTTGGCAGTTTTCAGAGAACATGACAAAGGTTTCGTCTGTGATGAGAATCCGATATGGGTTCTTAAAATTGGGTAAAAAAATGGCTTCTTTTCCAAGATGTCTTCTCTTCCCAGATTGTATTGTGAAGATGTGTGATGCGTCATAGAATCCTCCAACCAATCAAAAGCTGCCACCTAAACGTACTGGGACTGAATCCAAGGACCGAGCCGAGCTATCATGGAATCGAGCCAAACTCAAGGACCGAGCCGACCTGGCTGAACCGAACCAAGGGACTCCAAACTGAGCACCGGGGGTGAGCATCGCATTCACCAACCACTGAGCCGAGCACATCAAGCTCGGTTGAAAGGGCAATCATCGTTGAGCACGAATGCCTAGTCAGGCCCCAATCCAGTCTGAGGGCTGAGCTGAGCCAAATGGTGCGGCACCAAACAcgaccgagcatacacaggacggcctaggccgaggtgactgccgagatcgacctcccatggccgacctccatggccaacctcctaggccgagccctccagcAAGGTCATCACAACGGCCTGCCAGGAATcgcggagccacgtcagcaccgcCCTAGTATCCctggataaggatcgagccacgatccctaCACAATATTGAATTACACTCCCATTAGAACTTTTACCTTAACAGGAGTTCGACCCCGAAAATgtctctccactccgctctacatgGAAGAGCTTTTCacgagaagaactcctaccatatcAGGACTCCTCCAatcgcctcatctccctctgtaaatacccaggtatggagcataATTCCACATCTCACTTTTATTAGCTGTTACGCTGTCGCATGGGAGACctaacttgagcgtcggagattcctaggccgaaATCACACCAgttctcttgcgctcactcgattttttgcaggctcatccatgggcgaacTGGGCACCGCAAGTTTCCACATGCAACAATGTGAATCCAGATTTTTCATCTTTAATTTGAGTAACATTGCCCTTGGAGATTGTGAAACCATCCCCTATAACCTAAATAGAAGGAACCACtgttcaaaaattcaaaatctagATTTAATTCTCGACTTTAAGtagtcccttctcttctttcgttgagtttattttttgtttggtttttgaaGAAGGATAAGATAGAGCAGCAGAGATGCAAATTGGTGGATTCCAACCAAATGAAGTTATGGTTCGaccaggtttcgatcgaaaccaaCCATTGTTTCGAACGAAACTTGGACCGAAACCATCGAAATCTGTTGAAattatgaattttttaaatcCTCCTCACAACTGAtttcgaaacctgtcgaaatcAAGACAACTTGCACCGGAGGGGAGAGAAGACAAGCAAGGGAGGGGGTCTgcaaaggggagagagagagagagagcgtcGCTACTTTTCTCATGTGGCATAACGTTTTCGTTTAATCGTTGGCTTTTTCCAAATTCCAACGGTACTTGACGGCATTGATTAAAGCTTCGGCATCCAGCCAGTCCTTTTCGTAGTTCCGAGTGTTCTGACTTCTGCGGAATAAAGTATAACCTGACGAATCGAATCCGGCAGAATCACTATGTTGCACCGAGTCTACTAAAATGCGCCATATCACCAACATGAGAGAGGAGATTCCCGCGATCGGGACTAAAAACGGCATTTTCTTTAGTGGGCTATACCTTTGGATCTTGGATCTAACGGTCACAAAAAAATGGAACGTGAGTTTTTACTACGATGGGGTCCCACTCATTTGGAATGTTTAAAGTTACGACTTACGAGGCTCATCATTAGATAGCAACAGAATATCTTCTCTGTAACATGGCCTGCTTTCTTAAATGGTGACGTGCCATATGCCTTTTCTATCCATTTTGTTTGATAAAATGCGCCTCTGGTCAAAGGTCACCATCGGCGCAATTTAAGTCTGGAATTAAATAATAAGACTCGTAGTTATTAATTTCTCAATTAGCTTtttcataaaaagaaaattttttttttttctcaaattagCTCCTCAATGGTCTATGGTCAAATTATGGACTCACTatgatgtgtgatggttggactggacctactagacagtccatcaACTTTATGGTATATTGTGATGGGTGGACCGTATTCCtcaagtctgttgatgcatccaaggaaaTGAaggatgtaaaatatatttataatttgTTGAAGGAGGTGGTCTAGAAGGTGGGGATAGAGAATGTTGTCCAATTGGTGACGGACAACAGTAGCATTTCAAGAAGGTGGGGGATGGATTGATGAACAATAGATACTGCTTGTTTTGGACCCCTTGTTCAACCCACTGCATTGACCTGATGCTGAAGGATATGGAGAAGAAGATATTAATGTAGAGTGTGGTCAAGAGGGTAAAACAAGTGACCACATTCGTATACAACCATTGATATGCCCtactgttaacaaaacagactTAAATGaaggcttggatgatctatTCAACCAAGCAAgcccttttatttataagaaaaggATTACAAAAAATAGGACAGAATTGGCCCTACTCTAGCCGACGGCAGTACATAAAAATAAagcccaaaagaccagaatacccccatagtattttggtgtacattattcaacactgcccctcaagttggagcataaatgtcaaacatgcccaattTAACTAAAgcaggatgaaacaactttccagacaatcccttggtgaaaatatcagtaAGATGATCAACAACTTTTTCTTGataaaatgcctatccacctcaacatgcttggtaagatcatgctgtactggattatgggaaatgctgattgcagccttgttgtcacagtacaacatcacaAGGAGACGAACAGGAACACTAAGGTCTTGTAATAAACCCTTCAGCCATAgtactcacaaataccttgagCCAtggcacgaaactctgctttaGCACTAGAATGAGCTACCACATTTCTGCTTCTTACAATgtcaagtgacaagattgccacctatAAAAGTACGacacccagagatagacttgcagtcaggagaaccagcccaatcaacatcaatatAAAATTCTATTCGTAGGTGATCATGAGGAGACATGAGAATGCCtttccctggagctgacttcaagtagtaaaggatacgaagaacaacctccatatgggaagagtagggatcatgcatgaactaacTCACAGTGCTCATTGCCTTATCAATGTTtggacgtgtgtgtgagagataaatcaacttccttACCAACCATTGGTACTATCTTTTATCaataggttcaccctcttttttaTTAAGATGaacattagcatccataggaatatttgaagggtgacatcctaacaaaccagtttctgtcaacaaatctaggatatacttcctttgagagagaaagatgcccttagaagatctAGCAACTTTAATTCCAAGGAAGTACATTAActttcctagatccttaatctcaaactcctgtcAAGAAAATTCTTCAGCCGACTGatttcatcaccatcatttccgattaccacaatatcatcaacgtagactataaaaACAGTGATTTTTTCACCAACTCTTCTAATAAAAAgagtgatcagcattactctgtttgtagcCTACaaaaatcatagccttgtgaaacctaccaaaccatgcttGAGGTGACTGCtttagcccataaagtgcacacttcaagttctccattgagaaaagcattcttcaaaTCCAACTGttgtaaatcccatccaagattaactgcacaAGATAACAAAACTCGGACaatattcagctttgcaacaggggcaaaggtctcctggtaatcaatcccatacgtctgagtgaagccttttgCCATGAGTCGTGCATTATATCTATCCACagtaccatccaccttctgtttcaccataaacacccacttacatccaacagGTTTTTTCCctggtggaagaaccacaagctcccatgtgtcatttttctttaaggcttccatttcttccatcattgctgccttacactttccatctgatagagcttcctgtcaattttgaggaatacgtacagaagaaagagaagagataaatgcacaaaaaaatggagagagggagtcataggaaacaacatgggatataggGTGTTGAGTACAAGCCCTAATACCTTTGCGAACAACAATAGGTAGTTTAAGAGAAGAAGTTTTACCAAATGGAGAAGTAGGATTTGGATCCGAGtttggcaactggatgggtactgATACtatagtggattgaagctgcttatgTCTGGTACTACTCTTTGTATAGGCCTTCAAATTAGaatcatcaatcctcctctgaaaatCACTAATGGTTTTTTGGACTAGAGtgagctccccctgaataggaatttcattattatcattatctgtagtctccccctgtataggaacagCTCCTCCTGAAGTAAGGGAGGAACAGGAGTAGGAGGAGCAGGAACAGACTCATCATGCACATACTGAAAAGAGGGGGTTCTATGGTCGGCACATCTTTACTAAAATTCTCCTCCTAAAGAGGTGGGGACGAATAATATGAAAGACtctcatgaaaaataacatccatacttaCCATAGTACATCTGGTACAAGGataataacacttgtaccccttttaGGTGGCAGAGTAACCTaaaaaaaatgcagcggagGCCACAGGGTTCAAGTTTACAAAGGGATCTAGtgtccctagcataacaaacacagccaaacaccttaggtggaaTGACAACAGAAGAGGAGCCATGTAACAGTTCAGCTAGGGACTTGGACTCAAGGACCCGAgtaggcagcctattaatcaaataggctgcagtgaggACAACATCGCCCCCAATGAGAAGAGGGAACATTTCAAGCAAACATAAGggctctagccacctccaagagatggtgattttttctctcagccacaccattttaggttggagtatcaacacaacaGGTCTAATGTATAATCCCATGGGGAACAAGGTacttttggaactgaccttccatttAACTGTCctattatcacttctcaaaattttgagagtggcattaaactgggtctgaaccatcttatgaatgtgctgaaaacatgaaaaaatctCATTAGTAGCAAATAGGTAGATCTAGACTACATCAGATAATTTGTCCCTTTAAGTTTAATAGTAACAGCATAAGGGAGATATTCATGTTGGGAAAACCTTCCCTACCTCTATGATTGTTTTGACGACAAAAAACATGTTGACATAAGCCATTGTGTATTAATATGTCAACACGTTTGATGATTGAACCAAGAAGATGAAGCCAAGAAATTAAAGGACATAAAGCACAAAGATGTTTAAGATAGAGCTTGAAAGATCAAGGCTTTGAAGACACCTCACCATTCTTATAAAAGATATTGAagaatgaagattgaagattgaagaacatcacttgaaAAATCAAGTTGAAGACCTTCATGAAGATGCTTATGTGCACATTCACAAATATACACTTGCATACTTGTATTTGCATTTGCATAATATTAATgaaattgcatttgcatcatatagagaccttaggaggttgtcATTTGAACCCACATGACCTTAGGAAATGTTGGAAAAAGATTGAAGGAAAACCCCGCGAAACCCCACGAAAAACTTgttggaaacaagcaaaacagTGGGAGCGATCGTGATCCGGCCGATCGGATCTCCAGGGCCGATCTCGTCCGGATGCTAGCAGCAGCATCACGAACGCTCCTCGTGACTTGATCCGTGCCGATCGGATGAAGTGGGGCGATGGTCCGTCCGGACTGCGACCGATGATTTTTGCCGTCAACGGCTATTTTCCAACGAATCTATTTCTCCAGCGGCTATGACCGATTAGACCGACTGATCATTCTTGAATCGTCGACGGACCAAAAATGGATCCATTAGAGCACATTTTGAACATGCTTTTAGAACCTTAAATGAGCCTAAAGAGAACATGTGAGAGCTTTTCTCTGCGGATCTCCTGGACCCGGTTCGTCCAGGATGCTAGCACCGACATCACTGAACGCTCGGACTTCGATCCGTCGATCGGATCGAAGTGGAATGATGGTCCGGTCATCGGATCAAGTGGAACGATGGTCCGGTCGACCGGACTGCGACCGGATGATTTTTTGCCGTCCAACGGCTATTTTCCAACGAATCTATTTCTCCAACGGCTATGATCTGGTCGACCAGATCATTCTTCAGGTCGATCGGATGGACCAAAAATGGATCCATTAGAGCACATTTTGAACATGTTTTTAGAACCTtaaatgagcctataaatagagaacatgtgaGAGCTTTTCACTCATTtactacagtccaaaatactACTTTTGTGAGAGGTGAAAAGTCATTCTAAAGTTCTATTGATTGAAGTCTAGTACACTCCATCAAGATCATCCAAGATTGACTTCAACACTCAAGACCTTTACAAGTTTTCATTCTAAAGAGAAGTTTTAAAGAAGGACAAAGCATTAAGCATCATTGCATATCATTCATCACTTGCAAGGAATAAATGTCACACTCCTTACCTAGGTAATTCTTACATTTTCTTTATTGTATTCCCTGTTTAagcttttgatttgagaaagcaTTAGTGTATtcatctagactgtacttagattaataagtgggatcctcttatcccgatAAAAATattaggattctcttatcctgtgaaaaagagttaggatcctcttatcctgtgaaaaagattgtaaatgtaTTCTTCCCATCTATTATACTAAAAGGAAGAAGCTAaagaaattctctcaaggttgagaggagtggatgtaggctgggttagccgaaccactataaatattGTGTTCTTCTTTttgagcatttatttttatctatcttattttaatcaaagaaaatttaaaaaggctAATATTTCACTATTGATAACCTAttcccccccctctaggttgtCTCACAATTCATTCCTTAGTTGGCCAACAATGCCGGAAGTGGCAGTTGTAATATCAGAACCAGACATACTGACTTCAAATCAGTAAAAAAGCAATGAGTTGATGCAGCCAGCCAAGAACCAAAACAGAAAACTAAGATGGTATGGGCAGAAATCGATCCTCGGAGGAGAATTCTGAAAAGCTTCAAAAAACTTCAACGGAAAGAGGCACCAACATGGTCGAGTACTCCTTGAAGTAGAATAAAAGTGCtccccaaaaatcagcaaaagctgaAACCTGAAACTCCAAAATTGATGAGTGTCGGAGGAGATCGATATAGGGACGGTGTAAACCTGTGATAGTTGCTGTCCAAGACTGCTAGGATGGATCTCCAACAAGGAAAAagcaaaaatatttttattatcaCTGGGAGAATAAGGGGACTGATTGTGCTTTGCAAGCTCATAGATATCACAAGTGGTCCAGAGTACGGTAATTAAAGAGGGAATCAAATGACTTAAAACACAAAACGAAGGGTGACCCAGACGGCGGTGCCAACCGGAGAAGGTGTTGTAGTGAGAGCTGGATCCAAGTAATATAGGCCATCTTGTACCCTACCATATCCAATCGTTGCCCCTTTCACTaaatcctaaaaaacacaattaGTGGAATAGAAGTGAACATAACAGTTAAGGTCAATAGTGAGATGATAAATCGAAAGTAAATTAGCACATAGGTTAGGTACATGCAAAACAAAGGACAATGAGATCGTAGAAGAGCAAGAGACAGAATCTTTACAAGAAATTGCATatagggaaccatcaacaactcGGACCTTGGGCTTCATCAAAATATGATTAAAGTCAGTGTGCAAGACAAAGTCTTGATTCGATAGGAGGTGCCATGAATCCTCCACCTTTGCCATCCTTTACCGCCACCCCCACCACCGCCGCTATCTTTGCCACCACCATCTCTCCTCCCTTCACCGCCACCTCCTCTCCACCCACCGCCACCTCTCCTACTACCACTATCACCCCCCCTAACATCTCCACCTCCTCCATCCCCTCTGGACAAAAATTGTGGTCCTTCCTCCTCTCCAGCCACCAGCCCCCTCCATTACTGGCCAAACTTTCCATTATGTAGAACATCTTACTGACAATGGCACTCCCTTTGCTCTTTGCCCCAACTCTCTCCTCTCGCCGGAAATCTCCAAATGGCAAACATGTCTTGTTGGGCACTTCCTGGGCCCCAGACCTCTTTCAATATCGTCAAAGCTTCTCTCTCCAAACAATGGAAAGCTACCGGATCCCTGGACCTTTTCCTCCTGGATAATGGTGTGTTCATCTTTAAGTTCTACTCTGAAGAGGTGAAAGCTCATGCACTGGACGGTGCTCCTTGGATGGTCAGCTCCAAGCCCATCTTCCTTCGTCAATGGAGCCCTTACGTTCTtctccacaaggtcgacctcAACTCTATTCCCTTGTGGGTCACCCTCCCTGGTCTCCCTTTGCATTATTGGAGCCAAGAATGCCTTAGCCGTATTGGTTCTGTCATCGGTTATCCACTGTATATTGATGCTCGCACTTTGAAGATGGACCGCCTTTCTTTCGCTCGAATTTATGTAGATGTCTCGGCCGACTGCGCTCCTCCTTCGTCCATCACCATCTCAGAAGAGGATGGCTTTAGCTTCGTTCAATCAATAAGATTCGACTGGCTGCCACCCCATTGCATCCATTGCAAGTTATTTGGTCACTACTCGCACGATTACTCTGGTAAAACCCCCATCTCCTTCGTTGCGCAAGTTTCTTCTGAGGATGCTTCTGCAACTTTGGCACCTTTGTCTATTCTCGATGCTCCCATGTCTGAACCCCCTGGTTCGAGCTGCCTCCCGACTCCTTCCACAGTTTGTCCCTCTAGGTCTCCTAGCCGTGGAAGATGATCTTCTCACCGCCAACACCATCGTCGTTGCTGCCGTGATCCAACCGCCTCCGGCTCACCTCCTGGTATGGAGGAGCTCCCGTCCTCTGTTCCCGAGGCACTTCTGGCCTGCTCTGCTTCTACTGCTCTGGATCTGATGGATCAGTCCACCAACTCTCCCCAAGGATCGATGAAGACGACTTCTGAGCTCTCTGTTGTTTCCGCTGGAGTGAAAGTTTCTCTGACAACAGCCCCTGTTAGGCCTCTGCACAAGAACTCTTTGCCTCGAATTATCGCTGATGTTGGGCTTGGAAGATCCATTGTATCCTCTACTCCCCTAGGTGTGACGAATTATAGGACTTTATCTCCTCAAGCTACACCAGGTTTTGTTGCAGATGTGGCTCAGGTCCGAAATGTCTCCAGTAGCCATTCCTCTATAAGTAACCTTTCTCCTACACGTAGGCCTTTTAACCTTTTACCTATTCCCCCCTTTCGTCCAAGACCATCTCTTTTGCCATCCACTTTTACCCCCTTTTGCCTTTTCCCCCATCGGTTACCGTCTCACCCTCTTTTCCTGATCCTAGACTCTCAACTGCCCATTGCCCCTTCATCCCTTCCACGTGTTCCCCTAGCCATGCCTCCATCCCTCCCATTCAACCTCCCCTTGGGCCCACTCCCACCATCTGTCCTCCCCTTCCCTTAACCATCCCCTTCATCAGGCCCATCTACCTTCCTTATCAACCCATCCAACCCCTAAATAGCCCATGTCCTTTTCCTATAACCTTCCCATTTTACAACCCCCGGCCCACCTATACCGCAATCACTACcccaaccctctccctcctTCCACCCCAACCTCCTCGACCCATCCTTAACCCCATCACCCCTGGCCCATCCTTAACCTGTTCCAGTTCTGAATCCCTCATTCTTTCCCTCCTAAGTACCCCTTCCTCTACCTTCTCTAATCTTCTTGATTCAACCTCTTCCCTCCCTATTCCCCTTGACCTCTGCTCGTTATCCTCTAaggctcctcctcctcctcctcctccccctccctctagCATGGCCCGACCTCTCCCCCCTCGTAGGCCTTATGTTCGAAGCCCGGCCATTACTTTTTTCCACCGACGATACAAAAGTACCCCCCAAGGAAGTCTTTGCCCCTCTCCTTCTAGTTTCCTATGTCTGCGGGATTCATTTGGAATGTCAGGGGACTCAATTCCCTGGCCAAGCACATGTTATCAGATCCCTTATATCGTCTACTCACTCCTCTTTTGTGCCCT encodes:
- the LOC122672107 gene encoding uncharacterized protein LOC122672107, which gives rise to MSCWALPGPQTSFNIVKASLSKQWKATGSLDLFLLDNGVFIFKFYSEEVKAHALDGAPWMVSSKPIFLRQWSPYVLLHKVDLNSIPLWVTLPGLPLHYWSQECLSRIGSVIGYPLYIDARTLKMDRLSFARIYVDVSADCAPPSSITISEEDGFSFVQSIRFDWLPPHCIHCKLFGHYSHDYSGKTPISFVAQVSSEDASATLAPLSILDAPMSEPPGSSCLPTPSTVCPSRSPSRGR